Part of the Novipirellula caenicola genome is shown below.
CGGCCCCAATGACCGAACACCTACGCAAGGCCAAGGAAAACGGCGAACCATACGATGCACGTGAGTCGCCGAGTTGAGTTTATTGAAGTGGTCAGTCGTTCGCGGCGACCACGTGATCGTTAACGTTACCCGACTGAAACGATGATCCTTTGACCCGCAGTCGAAATTCCGTACCGGAGATGGGACCCTGCCCGATTTGCGGAGGCACGATCGGTTACGCGGGCACGCAGTGCCGCAATCGTATTGCAATGCCCACCTGTGACGAATGCGGTGCCGTATTGGACCGCACCTACTGCCCATCGTATGCATACGTTCACGCTCAGAGCGAACGACGTAAACGCAAATGGTCACCGGCCAAAGAACTTCTTCGCAAATCTGAATGTACGTCGCGTGAATTCATCCGGTCACGATGCTGGACAATGTACATGATCGATGACCTTATAGAGATTCGCTACAATTCTGCGAATGATACATATGACATTGTTGTGCCCGGCGAGACGGACGTGATCGGAATCGGCATTGACGGCCTCATCGAATGGGTTGCCGAATCTGGTCTCACCGACAATCGAGACCTACAATTCAGCGGGTAACCATGCGATGATACGGAGCGGCGGTGGTCGCCGCTTTGGCAATGGTTGAGTCATTCGCCGCCGCCCGCATATCGCTACCGTTACGCCAGAAAGTGAATCGACATGGATGCCAAACCTGAAACGATATTCAAGTATGAACCTTTCTCACTGCGCGCTGTTCAGAACGTCAAATGCCATTCTGTCTACTTCAACTCACCATCGTGGTTTAACGATCCTTTTGACTGCGGACTGAAGCCCCGAATCAGAGACCCAAGTGACGTCGAGGTCGACGCCATTTCCGCCAAGATGTTGTCCGACGCAACAACGCCAGACAAAGTGCGGCAACTGCTTGTAGGTCTGCCCAAGTCGCAAGTGAAAGCACAGTTGATCAGCAGCGCTGAACGAATCATCGAAGAACAGCGCGACGACTTCAACAACACCAAGGGTGTCACTTGCTTTTCCCAGTGCAATGACAACATGCTGATGTGGTCACACTACGGTGGTCAGCACAAAGGATTCTGTCTTGAATTTGACACTACATTTGAACCACTCACCAAACTTCGACGCGTTAACTACTCCGCAGACATCCCTGTGGTTGATATCACACGCTTCATGCTGCATGACGACTACGAACATCTAATCGACCTCTTTTGTACTAAATCGATCGATTGGGCATACGAACGCGAATGGCGGGTACTTCACGCTGATAAGGGAACCGTATTCACGTACGAGCCCAACGCGCTGCGCGCCATCTATTTTGGTGCAAAAATGACAAAACAGGACATCGACATGATTTGCCTTGTACTTTACTGCCAGAACCCAGATGTAGAACTGTTTCAAGGGGAACGCAGCGACTCCGAATTCAGGATCGAATTCTCGTCTTTGGGTCGTGCTTCGGCATACAAACCATATGCTGAAGCCAAGCGATTGGGATTGGAGTAACCATCGGATGCAACGGACGGCCGGTGGTCTGTTTACTCGAATGGATGCTCAACTCCCGGCCCCC
Proteins encoded:
- a CDS encoding DUF2971 domain-containing protein, with product MDAKPETIFKYEPFSLRAVQNVKCHSVYFNSPSWFNDPFDCGLKPRIRDPSDVEVDAISAKMLSDATTPDKVRQLLVGLPKSQVKAQLISSAERIIEEQRDDFNNTKGVTCFSQCNDNMLMWSHYGGQHKGFCLEFDTTFEPLTKLRRVNYSADIPVVDITRFMLHDDYEHLIDLFCTKSIDWAYEREWRVLHADKGTVFTYEPNALRAIYFGAKMTKQDIDMICLVLYCQNPDVELFQGERSDSEFRIEFSSLGRASAYKPYAEAKRLGLE